In Candidatus Neomarinimicrobiota bacterium, one genomic interval encodes:
- a CDS encoding PIN domain-containing protein has product MKRSSARKVFFDSDVIIAGTFSKTGASHIVLQLAEIGIVHGHISDQVVEECTRNIRKQLPAALPLFQSILDASFLTVVIPADEYLMRARDQADDKDVPILAAALQAQADVLVTFNTKDYFPHESPPTILTPRDVLKTIGKGRYP; this is encoded by the coding sequence GTGAAGAGATCATCAGCCCGGAAAGTATTCTTCGATTCTGATGTGATTATTGCTGGGACATTCTCCAAGACTGGCGCAAGCCATATTGTTCTCCAGCTGGCGGAAATCGGTATTGTCCATGGACATATTTCTGATCAAGTTGTTGAGGAGTGTACCCGGAACATCCGGAAGCAACTTCCGGCAGCCCTACCTCTCTTTCAGTCTATTCTGGATGCTTCTTTTTTGACAGTTGTCATTCCGGCTGATGAATATCTGATGAGGGCAAGAGACCAAGCCGATGATAAGGATGTTCCAATCTTGGCAGCCGCCTTACAAGCACAGGCTGATGTATTGGTGACTTTCAATACTAAGGATTATTTTCCCCACGAATCACCGCCGACGATTCTTACCCCAAGAGATGTGCTGAAGACTATCGGGAAAGGAAGGTACCCATAA
- a CDS encoding AbrB/MazE/SpoVT family DNA-binding domain-containing protein — MNKIVQIRKRGTLTLPKKIREKYNLDEGDAITLVDLGEGILISPKPTTLPKLVSQIESLMEEQGLLLEDLVKGLAEERARVRSDA, encoded by the coding sequence ATGAACAAAATCGTACAAATAAGAAAACGAGGAACACTGACCTTACCCAAGAAAATTCGGGAGAAATATAACCTGGATGAAGGAGATGCCATTACCCTTGTAGATCTGGGCGAAGGCATCCTGATCAGCCCCAAGCCTACCACGCTTCCGAAACTAGTATCTCAGATAGAATCTCTGATGGAGGAACAAGGCCTCTTACTTGAGGACTTGGTTAAGGGGTTGGCTGAAGAGAGGGCCCGTGTAAGAAGTGACGCGTGA
- a CDS encoding capsule assembly Wzi family protein, producing MKRLLLCISSAALLYSASAQRYIPADPFDLMFYEKSYFHNGEDNGSLILRPYFKKYHNRGNNWNVTLRSEFFNNTGAPNLENTSDRWIGKGESFFSSLNVSYSGKYILFSVEPFNFRNQNEDYTVPLRLERYSKLNDNQPHGEATYKVSGLRETQFYLHYNGIGFGISNASMWWGPGIHSTLNMTNNTRGFKHLMIGTLREQRIRNVGLDVRYIFSEMDSLNAAEPYYTAFVFAATIHSDPVVTVGLSRTYLSGGNFAGKDTLSRKEAMLIPFKDPPFLKQKQTDPDDPESAVDIWDQTMSGYLCASFPESGLKLFLEYGRDDHAWGGADLRRQPDHTVASVIGLRKYGIFGNRNLTFGFEYANLIQTRYGIGGITGRKRLAGNWYEKWPYDYSSYDGRHWGAHSGPDSDDFTIYLGYIGDRFSIVPTFNYERHGVINNDALVWVLRPYILKNPETGEVSVAVREELREMHVNIYPEVKFEFRLDIRFAFEHLRFNLYYEREFVDNLEYRNQRRSGNVLWLGVEKVFENLRLPRLLDIF from the coding sequence ATGAAGCGTCTATTACTCTGTATTTCATCTGCTGCTTTGCTTTATTCGGCGAGCGCTCAGAGATACATTCCGGCGGATCCGTTTGATTTGATGTTCTATGAGAAATCCTACTTCCACAATGGCGAAGATAACGGGTCGCTGATTCTTCGACCGTATTTCAAGAAATACCACAATCGGGGGAATAACTGGAACGTGACCCTCAGGAGCGAGTTTTTCAATAACACAGGTGCCCCGAACCTCGAGAACACGTCAGACAGATGGATTGGCAAAGGGGAGAGTTTTTTCAGTTCGCTCAACGTTTCTTATTCCGGCAAATATATTCTGTTCAGTGTCGAACCGTTCAATTTCCGGAATCAAAATGAAGACTATACAGTCCCTCTCAGATTGGAAAGGTACTCGAAACTTAACGACAATCAGCCTCATGGCGAGGCGACTTACAAAGTGTCCGGCCTGAGGGAAACCCAATTCTATCTTCACTATAATGGCATTGGATTTGGCATCTCGAACGCCAGCATGTGGTGGGGGCCGGGCATTCATAGCACCCTGAACATGACCAACAATACCCGGGGATTCAAACACCTTATGATCGGAACGCTCAGGGAGCAGAGGATAAGAAACGTCGGACTTGACGTCCGGTACATTTTCTCAGAGATGGATAGCCTAAACGCGGCAGAACCTTACTATACGGCCTTCGTGTTTGCGGCCACCATTCATTCCGATCCGGTTGTGACGGTGGGACTTTCCAGGACATACCTTTCGGGCGGAAACTTCGCCGGAAAGGACACGCTCAGTCGGAAAGAAGCCATGCTCATACCCTTTAAAGATCCCCCATTCCTGAAACAGAAACAGACCGATCCTGATGATCCTGAAAGTGCTGTGGACATCTGGGATCAAACAATGTCAGGGTACCTGTGTGCCAGTTTTCCTGAGTCGGGCCTTAAATTGTTTCTCGAGTATGGGCGCGATGATCATGCGTGGGGTGGTGCGGACCTTCGCCGGCAGCCTGATCATACGGTTGCCAGTGTGATTGGGCTTAGGAAGTACGGCATATTCGGAAATAGAAACCTGACGTTTGGATTTGAATACGCAAATCTTATCCAAACACGTTATGGCATAGGGGGCATAACAGGAAGAAAGCGCTTAGCTGGTAATTGGTACGAAAAATGGCCCTATGATTACAGCAGTTATGACGGTAGACACTGGGGGGCTCACAGCGGACCCGATTCCGACGATTTCACGATATACCTCGGGTACATTGGTGATAGATTCTCCATCGTTCCCACCTTTAACTACGAGAGACACGGCGTGATCAATAATGACGCGCTGGTATGGGTGTTGAGACCTTATATTCTGAAGAACCCGGAGACAGGGGAGGTCAGTGTTGCGGTAAGGGAGGAATTGAGGGAAATGCATGTTAACATATACCCGGAAGTGAAGTTTGAATTCCGGCTTGATATACGTTTTGCATTTGAACACTTACGGTTTAATCTATATTATGAGCGGGAATTTGTCGATAACCTCGAGTACAGGAACCAACGGAGGAGTGGAAACGTTCTCTGGCTGGGGGTTGAAAAGGTGTTTGAGAATCTCAGGCTTCCCAGGCTTCTTGACATATTTTAG